A single window of Sparus aurata chromosome 12, fSpaAur1.1, whole genome shotgun sequence DNA harbors:
- the LOC115593050 gene encoding heat shock protein 30 — MLCSRGLQSLSPFMDLYWPVRSLWPEVRPLLYQQDLLQRNLQELRSSLELMDKLQHHILEETEPFQTGVAVQPLSYQLEKEGERFGLTLDTQGFSPEELSVRQVGRKLRVSGKTEKKQEDEEGSYSYRRHEFRWEFDLPEGLNPEDVTCYLAPDGKLHIQAAQDPRVEEAERELTVKRSSEENTQQSVCSQREDSSSSSSSSTETDNSTQDKPQHMDSSTCC; from the coding sequence ATGCTGTGCTCTCGTGGACTCCAGTCTCTCAGTCCATTCATGGACTTGTACTGGCCTGTACGCAGTCTGTGGCCAGAGGTCAGACCTCTGCTCTACCAGCAGGATCTACTGCAGAGAAACCTACAGGAGCTCCGCAGCAGCCTGGAGCTGATGGACAAACTTCAACACCACatcctggaggagacagagccTTTCCAAACCGGTGTGGCCGTACAACCGCTCTCCTACCAgctggagaaagagggagagcgCTTTGGCCTGACCCTGGACACTCAAGGCTTTTCCCCAGAGGAGCTGTCTGTCAGGCAGGTGGGCAggaagctgagagtcagcgggaagacagagaagaagcaggaggacgaggaaggCTCCTACTCTTACAGACGCCATGAGTTCAGATGGGAGTTTGACCTGCCCGAAGGGCTGAACCCTGAAGACGTCACCTGCTACCTGGCTCCAGACGGGAAGCTCCACATCCAGGCGGCCCAAGATCCACGTGTggaggaggctgagagagagCTGACTGTCAAGAGGAGCTCGGAGGAGAACacacagcagagtgtgtgttcacagagagaagacagcagcagcagcagcagcagcagcacagagacagacaacagCACACAGGACAAACCTCAACATATGGACTCATCTACATGTTGTTAA